Proteins found in one Prochlorothrix hollandica PCC 9006 = CALU 1027 genomic segment:
- a CDS encoding LL-diaminopimelate aminotransferase, with product MEFARRLQPLQRNVFADMDRAKAQAIAAGTPILDLSLGSSDLSPPPEVLAAIAAAVADPRTHGYGLHHSTLPFREAAAAWYTRKFGVAVDPATEVLLLIGSQEGTGHLPLALLNPGDVALLCDPCYPSHRGGIYLAGGEIYGMPLAPDHGFLPQFGDIPGSVLDRAKCMVLSYPHNPTTALAPLAFFEEAVAFCQRHDLVLIHDFPYPDFSFAPDPVPSVLQADPGKTCSIELFSLSKSFHMGGFRVGYAIGNRAIIEALGQVKGAIDFNQYQGILRGAIVALTGDQRSVVAMAQIFRERRDRGVAHLQALGWTVPLPPATPYVWAPLPTPWHRNSMAFCTQLAASTGVVLAPGIGFGPAGEGYGRFALVHDLPLLTTALDRIGTFLATQSPPK from the coding sequence ATGGAATTTGCCCGCCGCCTTCAGCCGCTTCAGCGCAATGTCTTCGCCGACATGGATCGGGCCAAGGCCCAGGCGATCGCCGCCGGAACACCCATCCTGGATTTATCCTTGGGTTCCTCCGATCTCTCCCCACCCCCGGAAGTCCTAGCCGCCATTGCCGCTGCCGTGGCGGATCCCAGGACCCACGGCTATGGGTTGCACCACAGCACCCTGCCCTTTCGGGAAGCTGCCGCCGCCTGGTATACCCGTAAGTTCGGAGTAGCCGTCGATCCCGCCACGGAAGTGCTATTGCTCATTGGCTCCCAGGAGGGAACCGGTCACCTGCCCTTGGCCCTGCTCAATCCGGGGGATGTGGCCCTGCTCTGTGATCCCTGCTATCCCTCCCACCGGGGGGGGATTTACCTGGCGGGGGGTGAAATTTACGGGATGCCCTTGGCTCCAGATCATGGATTTCTGCCCCAATTTGGCGATATTCCGGGATCTGTTCTCGATCGGGCCAAGTGTATGGTGCTGAGCTATCCCCACAACCCCACCACGGCCCTAGCGCCCCTGGCCTTTTTTGAGGAGGCCGTGGCCTTTTGTCAGCGCCATGATTTGGTTTTAATCCACGATTTCCCCTACCCTGATTTTAGTTTTGCCCCGGATCCGGTGCCCTCTGTTCTCCAGGCCGATCCCGGCAAAACCTGCTCCATTGAACTGTTCTCCCTGTCCAAGTCCTTCCACATGGGGGGCTTTCGGGTGGGCTATGCCATTGGTAACCGGGCTATCATTGAAGCACTGGGCCAGGTCAAAGGAGCCATTGACTTTAATCAATACCAGGGAATTCTGCGGGGGGCGATCGTAGCCCTGACGGGGGATCAACGCTCCGTGGTAGCCATGGCCCAGATTTTCCGAGAACGCCGCGATCGAGGGGTGGCCCATCTCCAAGCCCTGGGGTGGACGGTGCCCCTGCCCCCCGCTACCCCCTATGTGTGGGCACCTCTGCCGACCCCTTGGCACCGGAACTCCATGGCTTTTTGCACCCAACTGGCGGCCAGTACGGGAGTCGTCCTCGCCCCCGGCATTGGTTTTGGTCCCGCCGGTGAAGGCTATGGACGCTTCGCCCTTGTCCATGATCTCCCCCTCCTCACCACAGCCCTCGATCGTATAGGTACCTTCCTGGCCACCCAATCCCCCCCTAAGTGA
- a CDS encoding thioredoxin family protein — protein sequence MSAVLEISDAQFEAEALVKDQPVLLYFWAPWCGPCRLVAPSVQAVAAAQGDGLKVLKIEVDPNPETVQKFKVEGVPALVVLRNGEVLDRIEGAITKPRIEAFLAPHLS from the coding sequence ATGAGTGCTGTGTTAGAAATTTCAGATGCCCAATTTGAGGCGGAGGCATTGGTGAAGGATCAACCGGTTTTGCTCTATTTTTGGGCACCCTGGTGTGGACCCTGCCGCTTGGTGGCTCCGTCGGTGCAAGCAGTGGCCGCAGCCCAGGGCGATGGTCTCAAAGTCTTAAAAATAGAAGTGGATCCCAACCCCGAAACGGTGCAGAAATTTAAGGTGGAAGGGGTGCCCGCCCTGGTGGTGCTGCGCAATGGGGAAGTCCTCGATCGCATTGAAGGAGCCATCACCAAGCCCCGCATCGAAGCGTTTTTAGCCCCCCACCTCAGTTAG
- a CDS encoding PspA/IM30 family protein, whose protein sequence is MGLFDRISRVVRSNVNDMVSKAEDPEKILEQVIIDMQEDLLQLRQAVAKAIASQKKTEQQYNQNQSTANTWHQRAQLALQKGDENLAREALQRKKGYAETAAMLKQQLDQQLGQVDSLRRNLIALEGKISEAKTKKNMLKARVQAAKANEQLQNVMGGINVGGSMAAFELMEEKVLELEARSQASMELGGSDLESKFAALEAGSDVDDDLAALKAQMLGGSNPAQGQLPGSVSASGASTNVGTPVDAELEALRAELDSF, encoded by the coding sequence ATGGGACTCTTCGATCGTATTAGTCGTGTTGTTCGTTCCAATGTTAATGACATGGTCAGCAAGGCCGAGGATCCAGAGAAGATTCTGGAACAGGTCATTATTGACATGCAAGAGGATCTACTACAGCTTCGCCAAGCCGTTGCCAAGGCGATCGCCTCCCAAAAGAAAACAGAGCAACAGTATAACCAGAACCAATCCACCGCCAACACTTGGCATCAGCGGGCACAACTAGCCCTGCAAAAGGGGGATGAAAACCTGGCACGGGAAGCCCTACAGCGCAAAAAAGGCTATGCCGAAACAGCGGCCATGCTCAAACAGCAACTGGATCAGCAACTGGGCCAAGTCGATTCCCTGAGGCGTAACCTGATTGCCCTGGAAGGGAAAATTTCCGAGGCCAAAACCAAGAAAAATATGCTCAAGGCGCGGGTACAAGCGGCCAAGGCCAACGAGCAGCTCCAAAATGTGATGGGGGGGATCAACGTCGGGGGATCCATGGCAGCGTTTGAACTTATGGAGGAAAAGGTGCTGGAACTGGAGGCCCGATCCCAAGCCTCTATGGAGTTGGGCGGCTCAGATTTGGAAAGTAAATTTGCAGCCCTGGAGGCCGGTAGTGATGTGGATGATGATCTTGCCGCCCTCAAAGCCCAAATGCTAGGGGGATCTAATCCCGCCCAGGGCCAACTTCCTGGCAGTGTGTCTGCATCGGGAGCCTCCACCAACGTTGGCACCCCAGTGGATGCGGAACTGGAAGCCCTGCGGGCTGAGTTAGATTCGTTCTAA
- the holA gene encoding DNA polymerase III subunit delta: MAFYIYWGDDDFALVQGVQTLRDQTLDPHWASFNFDRIDSDQTDGLRQALTQAMTPPFGQGQRLIWLVDPPLFQQCSEDLLQELERTLPQIPETTVLLMSSGKKPNGRLKSTKLLNKQAEVREFALVPPWKTDQIADRVRQAAKEVGVTLNRAAGEFLVESVGNNTRQLYSELEKLKLFAGDRPEPLDLARVSSLVTTSTQNSLQLASALRSGDVTRALGLLADLINRNEPPLRIVATLVGQFRTWLWIKVMLEAGERDDKAIAAAADVGNPKRIYFLQQEIRNLSQRQLLGCLPLLLDLEAGLKRGQDPLEALQIKVIQICEICRH; encoded by the coding sequence ATGGCATTTTACATTTATTGGGGGGATGATGACTTTGCCCTAGTCCAGGGGGTTCAGACCCTGCGGGATCAGACCTTGGATCCCCATTGGGCCAGCTTTAACTTCGATCGCATCGACAGCGATCAAACCGATGGCCTTCGCCAAGCCCTCACCCAAGCCATGACCCCCCCCTTTGGCCAAGGGCAGAGGTTAATTTGGCTCGTGGATCCGCCCCTATTTCAGCAATGTTCCGAAGACCTGTTGCAGGAATTGGAGCGGACCCTGCCCCAGATTCCAGAGACCACGGTGTTGTTGATGAGCAGTGGCAAAAAACCCAATGGTCGGCTCAAATCGACGAAACTCCTCAATAAACAAGCCGAGGTGCGGGAATTTGCCCTGGTGCCCCCTTGGAAAACGGATCAAATCGCCGATCGGGTGCGCCAAGCCGCCAAGGAGGTGGGGGTGACCCTGAACCGGGCAGCGGGGGAGTTTCTAGTGGAGTCTGTGGGCAACAACACCCGCCAACTTTACAGCGAACTGGAAAAGCTGAAGTTATTTGCCGGCGATCGCCCTGAACCCCTAGATCTGGCCAGGGTCAGCAGCTTAGTCACCACTAGTACCCAAAACAGTTTGCAGTTGGCCAGCGCCCTGCGATCGGGGGATGTGACCCGCGCCCTGGGGTTACTGGCGGATCTGATCAACCGCAACGAACCCCCCCTGCGCATTGTGGCCACCCTGGTGGGGCAGTTCCGCACCTGGCTGTGGATTAAGGTGATGTTGGAAGCGGGGGAACGGGACGATAAAGCGATCGCCGCCGCCGCCGACGTGGGCAACCCCAAACGGATCTATTTCCTGCAACAGGAAATCCGCAACCTTTCCCAACGGCAACTTCTGGGCTGTTTACCCCTCTTGCTGGATCTGGAAGCGGGGCTGAAACGGGGCCAAGATCCCCTGGAAGCCCTCCAAATCAAAGTTATTCAAATTTGCGAAATCTGCCGCCATTAA
- a CDS encoding helix-turn-helix domain-containing protein, translating to MKVRYQYRIYPTPQQVKGLNQLFGCCRVVYNDALAIVRSVPQGEKWPSNAELQKLVITQAKKTAEREWLADVSVVPLQQSVQDLGAAFKNFLRAVAANEKGQRWASL from the coding sequence ATGAAAGTACGATACCAGTACCGAATTTATCCAACACCGCAACAGGTCAAAGGGCTGAATCAGCTTTTTGGGTGTTGTCGAGTTGTGTACAACGACGCGCTGGCGATTGTGCGGTCAGTGCCGCAGGGCGAGAAATGGCCCAGCAATGCTGAACTGCAAAAGCTGGTGATCACTCAGGCCAAAAAGACGGCTGAACGGGAATGGTTGGCCGATGTGTCAGTCGTGCCCTTGCAGCAGTCGGTTCAGGATTTAGGTGCTGCCTTCAAGAACTTTTTGAGAGCCGTAGCGGCAAACGAAAAGGGTCAAAGGTGGGCTTCCCT
- a CDS encoding RNA-guided endonuclease InsQ/TnpB family protein yields TPQQVKGLNQLFGCCRVVYNDALAIVRSVPQGEKWPSNAELQKLVITQGKKTAEREWLADVSAVPLQQSVQDLGAAFKNFFESRSGKRKGPKVGFPRFKKKLNQQSARFVRTGFSLKGNKLELAKLGRFKVKWSRPLPSEPSSVTIIRNTAGQYHASFVVEIGSINIEPLRPSIGVDLGIKTFAFLSTGDRVESPGYNRLDRKTRRFQRKLARQVKGSKRREKTRLRLAKLKLKTANIRKDFLHKTTTQLIHENQVVVLEDLAVKNMLGNRKLARAISQQG; encoded by the coding sequence CAACACCGCAACAGGTCAAAGGGCTGAATCAGCTTTTTGGGTGTTGCCGAGTTGTGTACAACGACGCGCTGGCGATTGTGCGGTCAGTGCCGCAGGGCGAGAAATGGCCTAGCAATGCTGAACTGCAAAAGCTGGTGATTACTCAGGGCAAAAAGACGGCTGAACGGGAATGGTTGGCCGATGTGTCAGCCGTGCCCTTGCAGCAGTCGGTTCAGGATTTAGGTGCTGCCTTCAAAAACTTTTTCGAGAGCCGTAGCGGTAAACGAAAAGGGCCAAAGGTGGGCTTCCCTCGGTTCAAAAAGAAGCTGAACCAACAGTCGGCACGGTTTGTTCGGACGGGATTCTCCCTCAAGGGCAATAAGCTTGAACTGGCCAAATTAGGCCGATTCAAGGTGAAGTGGTCAAGGCCACTGCCCTCTGAGCCTAGCTCTGTGACCATTATCCGCAACACGGCTGGACAATACCATGCCAGCTTTGTAGTGGAGATTGGCTCCATCAACATTGAGCCACTACGGCCCTCAATTGGGGTAGATCTAGGCATCAAAACCTTTGCCTTTCTCAGCACAGGTGATCGGGTAGAATCCCCTGGATATAATCGGTTAGACCGAAAGACGCGGCGGTTTCAGCGTAAGCTGGCCCGCCAAGTTAAAGGGTCTAAGCGTCGCGAAAAGACTAGGCTGCGCCTTGCAAAGCTGAAGCTAAAAACGGCCAATATCCGAAAAGACTTTCTGCACAAGACCACGACCCAGCTAATCCACGAAAATCAAGTGGTGGTGTTGGAGGATCTGGCGGTGAAGAATATGCTTGGTAATCGGAAGTTGGCA